DNA sequence from the Sinorhizobium sp. RAC02 genome:
GAACTGGCGGGCATCGCAACTCGATACGGCCACCTCGCCATCAACTAGCTGGTAGCTCTCGTGCTCGTGTCACTAACACCATCCTAGGCCCGGCTCTCGACTTACTGGGACGAGATGGGAGAATATCGTGGGCTGCGTCCGAGCCATCTCCGTGAGAATGTCGGGTCGCTGAGACAGTGCTACGCCTTCTCCTTGATCTTGGCCATCCGGCCCCGGCCTAATCCGTCCACATCAAAAGCGTGATTCAAGCAGAGACGCAAAAGCTAATTGTCAAACAGGCTCTTAGAAGTTTGCGATCCGGCAGCGGACCTTTCTGAGAACTCACAGTGCTGTTCATGCTTCGTTTGACGTTGGCTCAGGATTCTGAACGTTACCCGTTCCGTCCCGAGATTATTTTTTGCAGTCTTGATTATATATAGGACTCCTATATATTTTTCTCATGGAGACGCCCACAGACTCACATTCCATCACCGAACGCCTTCGCGAAGGCCTTTCCCGCGTCGGCATGGCCATGCGCATCGACGAATGGAACCGGTCGAAGGCGAGTGGGCTCAACCCGACGCAGCTTGCCATCCTGACGCTGCTGGAAGGACGCGGGGTGGACGGCCTTGGCGTGCGCGAGATCGCCGCCCATCTCGGCGTTTCGCAGCCGACGGCGACGGATTCGATCAATGCCCTGGAGCGCAAGGCCTATCTGGAGAAGCGGCCGGAGGCGAGCGACCGGCGCGCGGTGCGCGTGGTGCCGACGGCGGCGGGCCTTGCAGCCCTTTCCGCCTCGGGCACCGGCAATGGCCTTGCCGCCGAGGCCCTTGGCGCGCTCGATGAACGCGAGCAGGAAGAACTCCTCCTCACCCTCGTCAAGATGATCCGGCATCTGCAAGTGGCGGAGGCTATCCCCGTCCAGCGCATGTGCGTGACCTGTCGCCATTTCTCGCCCTTCGCGCATGCGGATACCACGCGCCCCCATCATTGTCATTTCGTCGATGCCGCCTTCGGCCAGCGCGCGTTGCGCGTCGATTGCCGCGATCACGATGAAGCCGATCCCGCATCCCGGGCTGCCACCTGGGATGCCTTTCAAGCGGGATAGTTCCAACCCTCCAGGCAAACGAAAGGAAGACCATCATGTTCGGCAGATTTGCAACCGGCGCCCTCGCCGCCGGAACGGCCTTGCTGTGGCTGACGACAGCCTCCGCCCATTCCATCAAGGCAGAGCCCGCCGAGGCGGTAGAGGCTGCGTTCGACATCATCGAGACGACGATCGTCACCAAAGGTGATAGCGCGATCTTCACCACCCGCGTGCGCGGCGAGGCGGGCAAGGACAAGCCCGATGCGACGGGCAAGTTCGAGGGCTCCAGTGTCTATGCCTATGTCTGGCCGACGAGTCTCGACAGCGGCGAGATCGGCTTCGACAAGGGTCAGGGCATCGTCGCGCTCGCCGTCACCTTCCACCCGGATTTCGACGATGCGGCCAAGGGGGGCAAGAACCGCCATGTCTGGCATCCGCACTGGGTGGTGCTGGCACAGGACAAGGCCTGCGGCGGTGGCCTCAAGGTGATCGACATCCCCGAAGGTACCAAGCCGAAGGTGCCGGAGACCTGGCCCGGCGTTCCGCTGCTCATCGACAGCCCGGAATATCCGACCAGCTTCAAGGGCGATACGGTGGATGTGGCCATTCCCCTCTCGCTGATCGGCGGCATCAAGGGTGCTTCATTCGACGGCGTGACGGCGGGTCTGAAGGTCAACGGCAACCTGCATGCGCCGCTGCTGTGCGTCAGCAACGTGTTCAAGGTGGCCTCGGGTGATCTCAGCCTGCCCGGCAAGGTCGTGCCGGCCAAATGACCCCGTGCCGGTCCGGCAACTGCCATTGCCGGACCGGCCATTCCTCCCCTCCAGGCAAATGAAAGGAAAGAACATGCCGAGATTTACCCTCACAGGCCCCTGCAATGCAACGGGTACGCCCGGCCCGGCCGTTGTCATCATAGCGGGAGGCGACCATGACCACGCCTGAGACGCCACTTGCCCCGGAACTCGCGATCAGCGAATGGTTCAACACACCGGTCCCGCTGACACTCGCCGGCCTGCGCGGGCGGCCGGTCTTCCTGCACAGTTTCCAGCTCCTCTGCCCCGGCTGCGTGGCGCAGGCCATTCCGCAGGTCCAGCGCATCGAGCGCGTCTTCGCCCACACGGATCTGCAGGTCCTCGGCATCCACACGGTCTTCGAACACCATGCAGCCATGTCACCGATCACCCTCAAGGCATTCCTCCACGAGTACCGGCTGAAATCCCCGGTCGGCATCGACAAGGCCCAAGAGGGATCGAATATTCCGGTGACGATGCAGCGCTTCGGGCTGCGCGGAACCCCCTCCTCCGTGCTGATCGGGCGGGACGGCACCATCCTGCACCAGGCTTTCGGCGTGGAGGACGACATCGCCGTCGGAGCACGGATCGCCATGGCACTTTCCGCTCCCCCGGTACAGTCCACCGCAGCCGGGGATGACACCTGCACCGATGGCCGCTGCGCCATACCGACACCGTCGGTTGTCACGCCATGACGGAAGTCGCATTGCTCAGCCTGCGCATCGGCAGCGTCGCGCCGCTGGGCGCACGCGGCGTGCCAAGCGGCATCGTGAAATCGCCGGTCGACCATGCGCTTGCTCTGACCAAGACCGGTCTTACCGGCGACATGCAGGGTGATACGGTGCGGCATGGGGGGCTGGAAAAGGCCGTGCACCACTACCCCTTCGAACACTATGCCGAGTGGACGAGCGATCTCGGGCCGCATCCCCTTCTTGCCGGCCCCGGCGCCTTCGGCGAGAACCTTTCGACGGTCGGACTGACGGAGAGCATGGTGGCGATCGGGGATGTCTTCGAGCTCGGCACCGCGGTCCTTGAGGTCAGCCAGGGGCGGCAGCCCTGCTGGAAGCTGAACGAGCGCTTCGGCCGAACGGAGATGGCGCGCCTGGTGCAGTCGACCGGACGAACCGGCTGGTATTACCGGGTGCTCACACCCGGCACCGTCTCGCCCGCCGACCGCCTTATCCTGCATGAGCGTCGTGCGCCGGAATGGACGCTGACGCGCATCTGGCGTGCCTTCTACATCGATCCGCTCAACCACTCGGAGTTGGCCGGCATCGCCGCGCTCGAGTGCCTTGCCGACAGCTGGCGCAGCCACGCCGCCCGACGGCTGGAAAGCAATCGGGTCGAGGATTGGACGAAACGCCTCACCGGCTCCGCCTGAACTTGCGCGGGGTCGCTCACCCTTGCGATTGCAGGCTTCAGGAGAGAATTTATCCACCGTCTTGGTTGTCATAGACGTTGCTGCTCATGAATCGTTGCCTCCGGCAAAGCCGGTGCACTTCAGCGCAAACCAGCAGAACCAAATTGTTTCTGCGATGGCGTCTCGGCCGCGGGAGTAAGCGTTAAGCTAACGCGACCAGACTGGATGCGAAACAAAAGCCATCGTAGATTGCGGCTGTCGCGAAGCGGCCGGACGATGGAGGAACCCTTCCCGGCGTCTACCGGGCGGGATTGGTCACGTACACAATCGATAACGGGACGGTTACAAAGGTCTGCTCGTTCTGGCGTTGCATCAGGAGCCCGGTCTTGCGGCCGGTTTTGCCGGCCACGGCCACGGCCGTTTTTGCCTCACTTACCGATCCGACGGCCTTCTGGTTCACCGAGAGAATGAAATCGCCGGCTGCAAACCCGCATCGGCCGCCGGCCGGTCGGGATTGAAGCCTTCGACGACGGCGCCGTTTTCACCCTTCGGCAGGCCGTGCGACTGGCGGATGTCCGCCGTCATTCGCTTGGGGTCGCCTGGACGAGAGATCCGCAATCGTGTCCGTCCATCTCGCCCCTGAAGCTCTCGTGTCTTTCATGCCGGCTGGCGGCGAAAGCGCCACCGGTGGCAAGCGAGAGCGCGATTGTGGCGAAGGCGACGGTTTTGAATGTCGAGCGCATGATGCGTATTCTCGATAAACGGGGAAGCAATGCTTCCCCTTCAGGCTGTCCGGTGTCGTCGCGTCGCGGTTTCCGTCCCGCCGGCGGCATCCAGCCTGGCGCCATCTATAGGCCGGCCCATCGGTCTGGGTCATGTTACAATTAAGTAAAGTTTCAGCAGGCTTTTTGCCAAAGTATCGCCCCGATCGAGGAATTCGATCTCGAGCACTGCCATGAGAAATCGCTTTCCATTCAAAGGCGTGCCTGCACCTGCTTCGAACGGAGGAACTCCGACCTCATTGACCGATTTGTAGTCTTTAACGTCGAGTGGCGGGACTGGGTTCAGTTTGCCTCAAGCCGTGCCTTGAGCCCGTTGACGATCCGATCGGCAAGGCCTTCGTAGTCACCATCGAAATGATGCCCCCCATTGATAGCAATCGCCTCCACACCGGAGGATTTGAGCGTCGGGCAAGGGTCGTCATCCTCCTCCGTACCGGAAATGCATTGCACGCGTTTGGGGTCTATCCTGGCGATGTCGTCGATGGGATCGCCACCCGCCCCTTCGCCCGCAACACCGAGCCAGCCGGATACGGAGATTTCGTAGTCGACCTGATGGGAGAGCGCCATGAGGGTGAGTTGTGGCACCCGGGAGCGGTCCTCAGGCGAAAGCAGGTTGTAGGTTGCCGGCAGGATGTCCGCGCCAAAGGAATAACCGACGAGCAGGACGTGTTTGACGTTCCACTCCTTGCGGAAGGCCCCGATGATACGGGAAAGATCGTCCGCCGTCTCCTGCGGTTTGCGCTCGGACCAGAAGTACCGCAAGGAGTCCACGCCGATGACAGGAATGCCGCGTTGTTGCAGCGCACCCGCCACCTGCTTGTCGATGTCGCGCCAGCCGCCATCCCCCGAATAGACCACCGCCATCGTGTCAAAGGCAGGCGCAGCTTTGAGGATGGCGAGCGGCAGGCCGAGCGAGCCGTCCGTATCACCAGCGGCATCGACCCGGTCGGCTACCGATTGCGCCAAGGTGTCCAGCGCCGAGGCTGTTTCATCCCGCACGTCGATATCGGCATGCGCCTGTTTCAGCGCGGCGACGTGATCGCGACCCGCTTGCTGCGCCTTATCGGTGAAGAACACGGTCACGGGTGCGGGCAACGGCCCATCGGAGAAACCATACATTGTTCGCCCATCCGCCTTCGTCTTGGAGGCGGGCGTGCAGAGAACCTTGTCGAGCGGGATTCCGGCCACAGGATCGACGGCGATGGCCTCGCCAAGCGTGGCGGCTGGACTCTGGGCGATCATGGCGAGCGCCAGCGCACCCCCCTCGCCGATGCCGGCGACGATGGGTGGATTGTAGCTCGCCGCCCCACCGGCGCGCTGGACTTGATGGGCAAGCGATTCGACATCGGAAATCATATAGACACAGTCGCCGACATCGGCCCGCAGGGCCCTGAGATAAGACGGAAAATCAATACCGATCACGGCCGCGCCTTTTGCAACGAGATTTGCGGCTTGCCTGTCCTCCTCGGATCCCCAGCCCTCAGCATCCGAGATCAGAAAGACGCTCGCACCGGGGGCGCCATCCGGCAGCAGGATGTGGTCAGCGGGGATCATACCGGTAGCAAAGGTTTTGCTGTTTTCCTGCGCGACGGTAAAGCGGGGTGCCACGCAGGAGAAAAGGATGGCAAGCGCGAGAGGGCAAAAAACCTTCATTTGGAAATCACTCCTTTGACACCCCCGCCGATCAGGAAGGTTACGTCCATCAGGGCGAGTGCCGCGCCGGTGGCATTCGATACGGCAAGATAACGCGGCTCCCAGCGTGGGTGGAACTTCGACTTGAAGGCGCGCAGGCCCTTGAAGTTGTAGAAGCGTTCACCGTGCTCGAACAGAGCCCCACCGACACGATCCCAGACGGGGGCGGCCTCGCGCTGCGCCATGCCTGACAGTGGTGCCATGCCCAGATTGAACTGTCGGTAGCCCTCGGTGCGAAGGTATTCGAGGATGCTGGCGAAGAGGAAGTCCATCGTGCCCTTCGGCGCCTGGGGGGCAAAGCGCATCAGGTCAACGGTCGCTTCCGCCTTGGTGTCCGTCACCATCAACGTGGCAAAGGCGACGATCCGGTTGTCCAGCCACACGACGGCGACGGGTTGCGCCATTACATAGGCACCGTCGAAGGCACCGAGCGAAAAAGTCTTTTCCTTGGTATTGTGGTGATCGAGCCAACCATCGGAAACCGCCTGGAGATCGGGCAGGATCACGGCGACCTCATCAGGTGGCGCGACGGTGAAGGAGAGGCCATCGCGCTGGCCGCGATTGTAGGATTGCCGCAGATTGGCGAAACGGCTGCCCTTCATCTCGAACTGTACCAGGTCGATGATGGCTAGTTCTCCCAGCTTGAAGGCGCGCAACCCCACATCGGCGCAGGCCGAAAGCAGGGCCGGAGAGATCTGATAAAAGGCCGCACGCCCCCCGCCTGCCCGCGCCGCGCCGACAAACTGCCAGACGAGTTCAGCGAATTCCTCTTGCAGACCAATCGGGTCGGCGAGCGCGATCCAGGAGCGACCGTGAATGCCATACATGATGTAGGATTTCTCTGACGGCGAAAACAACAACCGCTTGTCGCCCATGCGCACGAGATTGGCATCGGCGAAATCCTGGCCCATTGTGATGGTGGCCGCTTGCACCAGCTCCTCCGGCGTCGGGCCTTCCGTGCGGAAATGCGCCGGCCGCAGCAAGCTGAATAGCGCAAGCGCCGAGGAGGCTATGGCAAGCCCCAGCAGGGCACGCAGGCCGCGCGGGGCCTCTTCCGAAAACTCGAACTGCCACCAAAGTTCATGCGCATAGTCCGTATCCCGGTAGACGAAGAGCAGGATGAGCGTCGCGGTGACGATGATGACCGCGATGGCGGCAAGCCAGGACGGTCCGAGCGCCTGCCGGAGCAGCGAGGAATGCCGGTGGAAGGCACGGGCATTGGCGAGCAGCGCAATGATGAACAACACAAGCAGCCCCGCCTCGAAGACGGCTATGGCCTTGAGGAAGGCGAAGGCGAAGGCGACCGATGCGCCTGCCAGCGCCACCCACCAGGCGCCGTCCAGCCGCTGTCCAAGCCCACGGGCGGCGACGATCAACAGCAGGCCGAGCAGGCTCGACAGGAAATGTGCACCCTCGACGATCGGCAACGGCAGGTAGCTCGACAGGAAATCGAGATCCGAGTTGGGCGTCGGCACCACGCTCGAAAAGATCAGCATGGTGCCGAGCACCAGCGAGAGCGTGGCGATCAGTGTCGGGGCGAGCTTGCCGGCAAGCTGTGCGGCCTCGGCGATGCCAGGCTTCAGCGCAAGCTGCCGCATCTCGGTGACCAGCAGCAGCACGGTCGCAAACAACAACGGCAGCACATAGTAGACCAGCCGGTAAAGCACGAGACTGCCCAGCAGCTGGTCGATGCTGATAGCATTGGAAAGCCCCGCTATGATGACCGCCTCGAAGACGCCAAGACCGGCTGGAACATGGCTGAGCACGCCGAAGCCGATCGCCACCGCATAGACGGCAAGAAAGGTCTGCCAACCGACATGGGTATCGGGCAGCAGCACGTAGAGCACCGAGGCGGCGGCTGCGATATCGAAGGCTGAGACGAGGAACTGGCGGGAGGCGGTGCGGCTGTCCGGCAACCGAAGCTGAAAGCCTTTGAGGCTGATCACATGCCCGTTGCGGCCGAGATAGAATACGCCGACCAGCGCAGCGAGGATCAGCAGCGCTATGACGCGCAGCCACAGAGCATTGACGCCGAGAATGCTGGCCACACGCGGGGCGACGGCGAGCGCCGCCAGCGCGCTGACGGAAAGCAGACCCAGACCAAAGGCGAGTGTCACGAAGGCAATGACGCGGGCGATCTCGCCAGGGGCCAAGC
Encoded proteins:
- a CDS encoding MOSC domain-containing protein, which translates into the protein MTEVALLSLRIGSVAPLGARGVPSGIVKSPVDHALALTKTGLTGDMQGDTVRHGGLEKAVHHYPFEHYAEWTSDLGPHPLLAGPGAFGENLSTVGLTESMVAIGDVFELGTAVLEVSQGRQPCWKLNERFGRTEMARLVQSTGRTGWYYRVLTPGTVSPADRLILHERRAPEWTLTRIWRAFYIDPLNHSELAGIAALECLADSWRSHAARRLESNRVEDWTKRLTGSA
- a CDS encoding redoxin family protein, translated to MTTPETPLAPELAISEWFNTPVPLTLAGLRGRPVFLHSFQLLCPGCVAQAIPQVQRIERVFAHTDLQVLGIHTVFEHHAAMSPITLKAFLHEYRLKSPVGIDKAQEGSNIPVTMQRFGLRGTPSSVLIGRDGTILHQAFGVEDDIAVGARIAMALSAPPVQSTAAGDDTCTDGRCAIPTPSVVTP
- a CDS encoding AcvB/VirJ family lysyl-phosphatidylglycerol hydrolase, whose translation is MKVFCPLALAILFSCVAPRFTVAQENSKTFATGMIPADHILLPDGAPGASVFLISDAEGWGSEEDRQAANLVAKGAAVIGIDFPSYLRALRADVGDCVYMISDVESLAHQVQRAGGAASYNPPIVAGIGEGGALALAMIAQSPAATLGEAIAVDPVAGIPLDKVLCTPASKTKADGRTMYGFSDGPLPAPVTVFFTDKAQQAGRDHVAALKQAHADIDVRDETASALDTLAQSVADRVDAAGDTDGSLGLPLAILKAAPAFDTMAVVYSGDGGWRDIDKQVAGALQQRGIPVIGVDSLRYFWSERKPQETADDLSRIIGAFRKEWNVKHVLLVGYSFGADILPATYNLLSPEDRSRVPQLTLMALSHQVDYEISVSGWLGVAGEGAGGDPIDDIARIDPKRVQCISGTEEDDDPCPTLKSSGVEAIAINGGHHFDGDYEGLADRIVNGLKARLEAN
- a CDS encoding MarR family winged helix-turn-helix transcriptional regulator, which produces METPTDSHSITERLREGLSRVGMAMRIDEWNRSKASGLNPTQLAILTLLEGRGVDGLGVREIAAHLGVSQPTATDSINALERKAYLEKRPEASDRRAVRVVPTAAGLAALSASGTGNGLAAEALGALDEREQEELLLTLVKMIRHLQVAEAIPVQRMCVTCRHFSPFAHADTTRPHHCHFVDAAFGQRALRVDCRDHDEADPASRAATWDAFQAG
- the mprF gene encoding bifunctional lysylphosphatidylglycerol flippase/synthetase MprF, translated to MVDKKRVVAEDHSSRFVRLLLTYRLYVLGLASLFVFALVAFAIYRLTAEVRYEEVLAALSATSWSAIALAVLFTGLSFLALIFYDANALDHIGRRIPLPTVAVTAFMAYAVGNTVGFGPLSGGAIRFRAYSRLGLAPGEIARVIAFVTLAFGLGLLSVSALAALAVAPRVASILGVNALWLRVIALLILAALVGVFYLGRNGHVISLKGFQLRLPDSRTASRQFLVSAFDIAAAASVLYVLLPDTHVGWQTFLAVYAVAIGFGVLSHVPAGLGVFEAVIIAGLSNAISIDQLLGSLVLYRLVYYVLPLLFATVLLLVTEMRQLALKPGIAEAAQLAGKLAPTLIATLSLVLGTMLIFSSVVPTPNSDLDFLSSYLPLPIVEGAHFLSSLLGLLLIVAARGLGQRLDGAWWVALAGASVAFAFAFLKAIAVFEAGLLVLFIIALLANARAFHRHSSLLRQALGPSWLAAIAVIIVTATLILLFVYRDTDYAHELWWQFEFSEEAPRGLRALLGLAIASSALALFSLLRPAHFRTEGPTPEELVQAATITMGQDFADANLVRMGDKRLLFSPSEKSYIMYGIHGRSWIALADPIGLQEEFAELVWQFVGAARAGGGRAAFYQISPALLSACADVGLRAFKLGELAIIDLVQFEMKGSRFANLRQSYNRGQRDGLSFTVAPPDEVAVILPDLQAVSDGWLDHHNTKEKTFSLGAFDGAYVMAQPVAVVWLDNRIVAFATLMVTDTKAEATVDLMRFAPQAPKGTMDFLFASILEYLRTEGYRQFNLGMAPLSGMAQREAAPVWDRVGGALFEHGERFYNFKGLRAFKSKFHPRWEPRYLAVSNATGAALALMDVTFLIGGGVKGVISK